One genomic segment of Halalkalicoccus jeotgali B3 includes these proteins:
- a CDS encoding fibronectin type III-like domain-contianing protein, translating into MKAFEKVSLKPSERCTVTFHVPVDDLGFYDGEAGEWVTKSGAFELLVGSSSRDICLTERFEVH; encoded by the coding sequence ATCAAAGCCTTCGAGAAGGTATCGCTCAAGCCCAGCGAGCGCTGTACCGTCACGTTTCACGTTCCCGTCGACGACCTGGGCTTCTACGACGGGGAGGCCGGCGAGTGGGTGACTAAATCAGGGGCATTCGAACTGCTTGTCGGGAGCTCCTCGCGGGATATCTGTCTCACCGAGCGCTTTGAGGTCCACTGA
- a CDS encoding M14 family zinc carboxypeptidase produces MAQQDPSKAEDRFGNASINRRDFMRLSAVTAGALTLPGQAISKISSPKLTDLYEFAINHTPEDYGVGTLIRLTDTTAFDDLSDLDLQEYRQTDDGEPAAYAQLDNTIIENIIDIDTVVRLEFSPGANPFWQLSNYEPRVFPPAIESVDDLDFEETITGLQTLEQRHDDRLSLTSIGQSPGWFNHALGDLEPSDVWVAELTNDIGDEAAFADKKKVIYACSIHGDERSGAEAGTRFIERLLKGEESETEALLDDVVLIFLYPNPDGWNARLPQYAQENQNSAERLTAKRGSARVEDTNRQYPTAGWIDPAYFPAEPDGTNLVDDDPDIDDDVPKAYQKNVPDPLKIVEHFRDYENLAYAADLHEMGYRKNFALGLHVNTEYDLQQTHDIYELNRELKPRLNDQLGDLLKEREDVFQQYIDEEAEDPEAVPLPTEIPFDYGTITDTLGYQTTGILVSWMGHPEEYGGLGMQTLAYEIAGPAPRWPELMDLNVMAYSEVIRSLAAHALRDVEATVQTGGRSTAYVTTDTVTRSSNDLVFAESKASHTGETMTVGPEPTTMTVAIEENTRSVTFQIVERTDTAVVATLRDPDGTVRATYDSQKDESDAARMCITESTSGKWTVEVINPREEPPEKGEVAVVVDTVTSEPIEDGIASLDPRDILGYEQREYEVTPFSFLEGYSEFLDEGQLDAVSVADVQDGALLDDGQPAYDNLVVIHNEGVEDAAYTDALDAFVNADGNVLLTDSGVRVLAHLDNDHVSSITEDDIHDETVFSVAMNAYEESHPLRENARPIQRELYTPAPVGYPVTTEGDAPATVVDVEQFQSADGDSAGRLMTTPNRDTVSDLVVAGSIQDNGTGVHIVGGLLPPAFQEQLHPFGMLNHSVSLLGYLTVTNALGHKQRRVVDGEEVIFGETILTGDQAQVYYPDATEDEDE; encoded by the coding sequence ATGGCACAACAGGACCCGTCTAAAGCAGAGGACCGATTCGGAAATGCATCGATTAATCGTCGTGACTTCATGCGTCTCTCGGCGGTGACCGCTGGGGCACTGACGCTACCTGGTCAAGCGATCTCCAAGATATCTTCACCAAAGCTAACCGACCTTTACGAGTTCGCGATCAATCACACGCCCGAAGACTACGGTGTTGGTACACTCATTCGACTCACAGATACCACTGCATTTGACGATCTTAGTGACCTTGATCTCCAAGAATATCGTCAAACGGATGATGGTGAACCGGCTGCCTATGCGCAGTTAGATAACACAATCATAGAGAACATCATCGACATCGATACCGTCGTACGACTAGAGTTCTCGCCCGGCGCGAACCCCTTCTGGCAGCTCAGTAACTACGAACCACGAGTCTTTCCGCCAGCGATCGAGAGCGTCGATGACCTCGACTTTGAGGAAACGATCACCGGTCTCCAAACGCTCGAACAACGCCACGACGATCGACTGTCTCTCACCAGCATCGGTCAATCCCCAGGCTGGTTCAACCATGCATTAGGCGATCTCGAGCCGAGCGATGTCTGGGTCGCAGAACTGACGAACGATATCGGCGATGAGGCGGCGTTCGCCGACAAGAAGAAGGTGATCTACGCCTGTTCGATCCACGGCGACGAGCGGTCCGGGGCTGAAGCCGGAACCCGATTTATCGAGCGACTCCTCAAAGGAGAGGAATCTGAGACCGAGGCGTTGCTCGATGATGTCGTACTGATCTTTCTCTATCCTAATCCCGACGGCTGGAACGCACGACTGCCACAGTACGCTCAGGAAAATCAAAACTCTGCTGAACGACTTACTGCCAAACGTGGCAGCGCTCGCGTCGAGGACACAAATCGTCAGTATCCCACGGCTGGCTGGATCGATCCTGCGTACTTCCCGGCCGAACCCGACGGCACGAATTTAGTAGATGACGATCCAGATATCGATGATGATGTCCCCAAGGCCTATCAGAAAAACGTCCCTGATCCGCTCAAAATTGTCGAGCACTTTCGAGACTACGAGAATCTCGCTTACGCCGCGGATCTCCACGAAATGGGGTATCGGAAGAATTTCGCCTTGGGGTTGCATGTCAATACGGAATATGACCTCCAGCAAACCCACGACATTTACGAGTTGAACCGGGAGCTAAAACCCCGCCTGAATGACCAGCTAGGGGATCTGCTTAAGGAGCGTGAGGATGTCTTCCAGCAATACATCGACGAGGAGGCTGAGGATCCGGAGGCCGTCCCGCTTCCGACGGAGATCCCTTTTGACTACGGGACGATCACCGATACGCTCGGGTATCAGACGACCGGGATTCTTGTTAGTTGGATGGGGCACCCTGAGGAGTATGGTGGCCTTGGGATGCAGACGCTGGCCTATGAAATCGCTGGGCCGGCACCACGGTGGCCGGAACTCATGGACCTGAACGTAATGGCGTACTCCGAGGTTATTCGAAGTCTGGCTGCCCATGCCCTGCGAGACGTTGAGGCGACGGTCCAGACGGGCGGCCGTTCAACGGCTTACGTCACTACCGATACAGTAACACGCAGTAGTAACGATTTGGTCTTCGCTGAGTCGAAGGCCAGCCACACAGGGGAAACGATGACGGTCGGTCCTGAGCCGACGACAATGACAGTGGCGATTGAGGAGAACACACGGTCAGTTACATTCCAGATTGTTGAGCGGACTGACACCGCAGTAGTCGCAACGCTGCGCGATCCCGATGGAACCGTCCGAGCGACCTACGATTCTCAGAAGGACGAGTCCGACGCCGCACGGATGTGCATCACTGAGTCGACGTCGGGTAAGTGGACGGTCGAAGTTATCAATCCGCGAGAAGAGCCACCCGAGAAAGGTGAGGTCGCCGTCGTTGTCGATACAGTCACCAGTGAACCGATCGAAGATGGTATTGCGTCGCTTGATCCTCGGGATATTCTTGGATACGAGCAACGTGAGTACGAAGTGACGCCATTCTCGTTCCTCGAAGGATATAGCGAGTTCCTTGATGAGGGACAGCTTGACGCTGTGAGTGTCGCGGACGTTCAGGATGGCGCCCTCCTTGATGACGGTCAGCCAGCCTATGACAACCTAGTCGTTATTCACAATGAGGGTGTGGAAGATGCCGCCTATACTGATGCGCTCGACGCGTTCGTCAATGCTGATGGAAACGTCCTTCTTACCGACTCGGGCGTGCGGGTACTCGCTCATCTGGACAACGACCACGTTAGTAGCATTACTGAGGACGACATTCATGACGAGACTGTTTTCTCGGTCGCAATGAATGCGTACGAGGAGTCACATCCACTCCGGGAGAACGCGCGGCCGATCCAGCGCGAACTCTATACTCCTGCACCCGTGGGATATCCTGTAACGACTGAAGGAGACGCACCTGCGACCGTCGTTGACGTTGAGCAGTTCCAATCAGCCGATGGCGATTCCGCTGGCCGGTTGATGACCACACCCAACCGCGACACTGTGAGCGACCTCGTTGTTGCTGGTTCGATTCAGGATAACGGAACTGGCGTGCATATCGTCGGCGGATTACTTCCGCCTGCGTTCCAAGAGCAGTTACATCCGTTCGGGATGCTCAACCATTCGGTATCCCTCCTCGGATATCTCACTGTGACGAATGCGCTCGGACATAAGCAACGTCGGGTCGTTGACGGCGAGGAAGTCATCTTCGGAGAGACGATATTAACGGGGGACCAAGCACAGGTCTACTATCCCGATGCTACAGAGGACGAAGACGAGTAG